The following coding sequences lie in one Sulfuricurvum sp. genomic window:
- the pseB gene encoding UDP-N-acetylglucosamine 4,6-dehydratase (inverting), which yields MLNGKNILITGGTGSFGKQFVKTILKHFKPNKIIIYSRDELKQYEMAQRFNDPCMRYFIGDVRDLPRLESAMNGVNYVVHAAALKHVPIAEYNPMECIKTNINGAQNVIDASLRSGVSKVIALSTDKAASPINLYGATKLASDKLFVAANNIRGGKDIRFAVVRYGNVLGSRGSVVPFFQKLIAEGATELPITDDRMTRFWITLQEGVDFVLKNFQRMHGGEIFIPKIPSMKVIDVASAIAPNLPHKIVGIRPGEKMHEVMCPRDDSHLTLEFHDHYVIKPSIQFTENADFSKNNCGEIGTPVEYGFKYSSETNTQWLSPEALMEKIALSQDEEK from the coding sequence ATGCTGAATGGAAAGAATATCCTCATTACCGGCGGAACCGGGAGTTTTGGCAAACAATTTGTTAAAACTATTTTAAAACACTTTAAACCTAATAAAATTATTATTTATTCCCGTGATGAACTCAAACAATATGAGATGGCACAACGATTCAACGACCCTTGTATGCGCTATTTTATTGGAGATGTACGTGATCTGCCTCGATTAGAAAGTGCTATGAACGGTGTCAATTATGTGGTTCATGCCGCAGCACTCAAGCATGTTCCTATCGCTGAGTACAATCCTATGGAATGTATTAAAACCAATATCAATGGTGCTCAAAATGTTATCGACGCGTCATTACGCTCTGGAGTAAGTAAGGTTATCGCCCTCTCAACCGATAAAGCCGCCAGTCCGATCAATCTCTATGGAGCTACGAAACTTGCCAGTGATAAGCTCTTCGTTGCTGCCAACAACATCCGCGGAGGAAAAGATATCCGTTTTGCCGTTGTCCGATACGGCAATGTTTTAGGATCACGCGGTTCTGTCGTCCCTTTCTTCCAAAAATTGATTGCTGAGGGTGCAACCGAACTCCCGATCACAGATGACCGAATGACCCGGTTTTGGATTACCCTCCAAGAAGGGGTTGATTTTGTCCTTAAAAACTTCCAACGGATGCACGGAGGAGAGATCTTTATTCCGAAAATCCCTTCAATGAAGGTAATCGACGTAGCCAGCGCTATAGCGCCGAATCTTCCCCATAAAATCGTCGGTATCCGTCCGGGAGAAAAGATGCATGAAGTGATGTGCCCACGGGATGATTCGCATCTCACTCTCGAATTTCACGATCATTATGTCATTAAACCTTCTATTCAATTTACTGAAAATGCCGACTTTTCCAAAAACAATTGCGGCGAAATCGGAACTCCTGTGGAGTACGGGTTCAAATACAGTTCTGAGACAAATACCCAATGGCTCAGCCCTGAAGCGTTAATGGAAAAGATTGCCCTCTCACAGGATGAGGAAAAATAA